Proteins encoded within one genomic window of Acidimicrobiales bacterium:
- a CDS encoding class I fructose-bisphosphate aldolase, with the protein MDLDLAKLLGEEAEALLQHKSKAIPAEDLVLPGGDFVDRVLVDSDRSPAVLRNLQTMLNTGRLAGTGYLSILPVDQGIEHSAAASFAKNPAYFDPRNLCELAIEGGCNAFASTVGVLGIVARRYAHKIPFIAKLNHNQLLTYPTEYDQIMFGSVEEAVDLGAVGVGATIYFGSEESTRQIQEVEEAFEEAHQAGLFTVLWCYLRNPDFKVNGVNYETAADLTGQANHLGVTIKADIIKQKMPESNGGYNAVKFGKTDPLVYSELTTDNPIDLTRWQVVNCYMGRVPLINSGGESKGSGDLAQAVRTAVINKRAGGAGLIVGRKAFQRPLADGAALLHAIQDVYLDPSITVA; encoded by the coding sequence GTGGACCTCGACCTCGCGAAGCTCCTGGGTGAGGAAGCCGAAGCCCTCCTGCAGCACAAGTCGAAGGCCATCCCCGCCGAGGACCTCGTCCTGCCGGGCGGGGACTTCGTGGACCGGGTTCTGGTGGACAGCGACCGCTCGCCGGCGGTCCTGCGCAACCTCCAGACCATGCTGAACACGGGCCGCCTGGCAGGAACCGGCTACCTCTCGATCCTCCCGGTGGACCAGGGGATCGAGCACTCGGCGGCGGCCAGCTTCGCCAAGAACCCGGCCTACTTCGACCCCCGGAACCTCTGCGAGCTGGCCATCGAGGGGGGCTGCAACGCCTTCGCCAGCACGGTCGGCGTGCTGGGGATCGTGGCCCGGCGTTACGCGCACAAGATCCCCTTCATTGCCAAGCTCAACCACAACCAGCTGCTGACCTACCCGACCGAGTACGACCAGATCATGTTCGGCTCGGTGGAGGAGGCCGTCGACCTCGGAGCCGTGGGCGTGGGCGCCACCATCTACTTCGGGTCGGAGGAGAGCACCCGCCAGATCCAGGAAGTCGAGGAGGCCTTCGAGGAGGCCCACCAGGCGGGGCTGTTCACCGTGCTGTGGTGCTACCTGCGCAATCCCGACTTCAAGGTCAACGGGGTCAACTACGAGACCGCCGCCGACCTGACGGGCCAGGCCAACCACCTCGGTGTCACCATCAAGGCCGACATCATCAAGCAGAAGATGCCGGAGTCGAACGGGGGCTACAACGCCGTCAAGTTCGGCAAGACCGACCCGCTGGTCTACAGCGAGCTGACCACGGACAACCCCATCGACCTGACCCGCTGGCAGGTCGTGAACTGCTACATGGGCCGGGTGCCGCTCATCAACTCGGGCGGGGAGTCGAAGGGCAGCGGGGACCTGGCCCAGGCCGTCCGCACCGCGGTCATCAACAAGCGGGCCGGGGGGGCCGGGCTGATCGTGGGCCGCAAGGCCTTCCAGCGCCCGCTGGCCGACGGGGCGGCCCTCCTCCACGCCATCCAGGACGTCTACCTGGACCCCTCGATCACCGTCGCCTAG